The segment CTTATTGCCATTTCAGTTGGCTTGTGTGCCAAGACCGGGCTTTTCTTGAGCATTTATCCTGTTCTCTCCCTCAACAACTACACAGTACACGATAGAGAATATCAACCTGACTTCGATGATCTGCGCACTTATTTCTCTTATCCGGCATTTGCATCGGCCGGCGTGGAGTTATCTGGAAGCAGTTATCGGGCATTGTTCAGGCTCGACTTCAGGCAGGACATAACCTCTTTTCTTCGAGGTAGAAGCTGGTCAAACTTCCCGATCAGGCACAACGCTTATACTCTCTATATAGATACAGATCTCCCCAGGGTTGGCTTTGCCGAGTTTGAAAATGATTTCTTGAGGATTTCTGCCGGTAAGCGAAGACTTCACTTCGGTCCCGCGACATACAATTTTGTGCTTTCGGAGACCGTGCCCTATTTCGAGCATCTGTGGCTCGATCTTGGCGCGGACGTTTTATCCGGTAAGTACTTTTACAGTTTCTTCGTCATATCTTCTGACCGTTCAATCTTTGATAGCCCGAGAACCCTCATCGGCCACAGCGTCGGTTATGAGGGAAGTTCCACAAGAATCGGTTTCGTCGAGACGAATCTCATCAGCAATACATTTCCCGACCTGAGAGACATAGGTCCCTTTATGGTCTTTCACAACAACTATGCAAAAAACTCCAACGTCAACGCCGGCTTGTTCGTCGAATCCAGGATAGGAATTCTGGAGCTGTACGGCATGCTCTATGCCGATGATATATTGATCCCCGGAGATAGAACGGAAAACCCCACTTCGTTGGGATGGTATCTTGGAGGGGAAGCGGCTTTAATTGATGGAAATGATTACGTGGGACCCGTGTTGTGGGACGAACAGTTCGGTCTCAGGGAGAAGACTCTTTTCAATAAATCAGGTGGGTTGAAGCTGAAGTACGAGCACTATCACAGTACCCCGTATCTCTATAATAGAGAGTTTGAGGAAGGGAAGTATATAAACCCGATCCGCTTCAACGCAGACGACATAGAGGGGGGCGCGTACCTCGTAATAAACGGCTTCTACGGGTTTCCGTACGGTCCCGATATCTCACTTGACCTTCTCGCCCTTTCTTATGAAACACGTAAGATTTTCACGGAATTGCGCATTGAATATATAAGGCAGGGTTCCTATAGGATAGAAAATTTCTACGGGGAACCGTTTGAATTTGACTGGTACAGACTCGCACAACCGATCACCAGAAAAACCAGGCTCTCTCTGAACTTCCATTACAGCCCCGACGAGAAGCAGGAGATAACATTCTCCGCTTCCATGGCATTTGGCGGAAAGTCAGAATTCAGTCTTAAGATTGGTTGCGGGAGATTCTTTAGCTTCTTGCGATTCTGAGTTTCTCGCTCATAAAGTCTATTGTTCGAAAGAAGCCATCGAGAATTTCTCGTTGCCTTTGTTTAACCAGCGCGCTTCAAATATCTTCAGATCTTCTTCCAGGGATAACCTGAAACTCTCTTCGCAGGATCCGAAGAAGTCGATCGGGCTCACAGATATGAAGCCTTTGTTTACGTTCACGTAGTCAAGATCCTCCTCATGGGAATCGTGAAGGATCTCTTTTTGCATCCAGTACTCCTCTTCACCCCACTCGTTCACTTTCTTCTCGAACCAACGCCTTTTTATGAGACCGCCCGGTCTCGTGCAACTGATTCCCCGGATCTTGTCTCTTGGTATCGCAGGCACGTTAACGTTAAGAACGGTATGTCTCGGGAGCTTGTTCCAGTTGTACTCCCTCACGAAGTTCTCAGAAAAGTCTACGGCTGCGATAAAGTCAGCATTCTCCTCACTTACAATGGAGATCGCCATCGCCGGGATACCCTGAGTTCTCGCTTCAAGCGCTGCAGAAAGCGTACCGGAATACCTTATGTCCACGCCAAGATTCTGGCCGTGATTGATTCCGCTTACAACGAGGTCGAAGCTGTTGATGCCCTTGATTGTAGTCGCTGCAATAACGCAGTCGGCCGGTGTCCCGCTAGTACAGAACGAGGAAACATTCTCTATAGTATTTGTTTCCCGTATCCTCACTGGAGTCAACCAGGTTATTGAGTGACTTACCCCGCTTCGATTGCTCTCGGGTGCAAATATCGTTACTTCGTGAGACCTTGAGAGTCTCTTTGCTAGAGATCTTATTCCAGTCGCCTGGATTCCATCATCGTTAGTCAAAAGTATTTTCAAAAGAATTCACCACCATTCATATTGTAACGTAAATTTCGAATTCTTTCCCGGTCTCGGTTATGAAGATTCAATCGTACTCTATTCCCTGATCCCGGAGATTCGAGCTGTAGATAAGTTTTAATGAGCTTCTGAAGAATAGCAACAGCGGTAATATCCCGATTATTGAGGCGGCTCCAAAGAGATTCCAGGAGGTGTAGAAGCTTCTGACTTCTCCCACATAGCCATAGATCTTCAGAGAGAACGGCATTAGTTCCTGGCTGTTCAGCAGAATCAAAGGCATACTGAATGAGTTAAACGACGAAACGAGAACGTATGTCAGCAGGCCGCCAATTACGGGTAATGAAAGAGGAATCACAATTCTCAAGAAATAGCCTGTTTCCGACAGTCCTTCAATCAGAGAGACTTCCCGAAGCTCCTTTGGAATCGAGGAAAAAAACGAACCGAGAAGCAGTATTGTGAGCGGCAGCGACTGGATACAAACGACCATTCCCACACCAAAGAGACTGTCCGTAATTCCCAGCCTTTCGAAGACGAAATACATTGGAAGCAATGTATGCATTCCAGTGTACAGGCTTCCAAAAAGTATCACCGCGGCTATTCCGTTCACGAAGGGAGTTCTCTTTGTTGCGAGGAGATAGGAAAAGGGGATTCCCGCCAGAAGCACCATGACAAAGGCCCAGAAAGAGACTCCGATCGTATTGAGGATATTTGACAGAAGTCCGTCCGAGAGGACTCTCGAATAGTTCGAGAGGGTCGGCAGGGTTAGAGAAGGCAGTATACTGGAGTCGAAAGCAAAAGAGAGAAAGAGGATGTACAGGACCACAACGGCTGTGGGAAGCAGACAGACCACCAGTAGAACTCTCTTCAGCCATTCGGGCACCGAAAAATCAAATTGCGGGAGTCTGTATCTCAAAGAGAACAGGATCATCGGCACGCTCAGCAGCGACGCTGGAATGATTCCGCTTATGCCCCTCTCTGCCACACTGAAGATACTCAATACGACTTCGTACATCAGGAGGACCCCTACAAGTACCCGGAAGCTCTTCTTGAAGCGGGGTATTATCAGAGGGAGAATCGAGTAGCCTACGACCATGG is part of the Mesotoga infera genome and harbors:
- the surE gene encoding 5'/3'-nucleotidase SurE, translated to MKILLTNDDGIQATGIRSLAKRLSRSHEVTIFAPESNRSGVSHSITWLTPVRIRETNTIENVSSFCTSGTPADCVIAATTIKGINSFDLVVSGINHGQNLGVDIRYSGTLSAALEARTQGIPAMAISIVSEENADFIAAVDFSENFVREYNWNKLPRHTVLNVNVPAIPRDKIRGISCTRPGGLIKRRWFEKKVNEWGEEEYWMQKEILHDSHEEDLDYVNVNKGFISVSPIDFFGSCEESFRLSLEEDLKIFEARWLNKGNEKFSMASFEQ
- a CDS encoding ABC transporter permease subunit encodes the protein MSVVIPIFFALGLLPFILRRKWPMALPVAFILSIATIAPIAWALYVSFTEYGVFQTAPVFAGLKNYEAVIRDSGFKLSLRLTALWSTLKTTMEISISFFIALRLRRATRRSKAALLLLGVGWFIPSFITVSGWRAFVQGYGGYSLLNTLLGTEIDVTLNAFQAFASSLLVSVWLSIPLSTMIILGMLGRVSRELDDIMKIDGTGDVATSNILFGEIRYLLIPYFLFQLARSMKEFTSAFLMTGNGPLLREGFTPQTLTGSTTFLGIVLFRKFNTAKDYGLLSTYAVFVGIFAIIWILGALFSRSEVPRRHRQVLFLSGAAHVFLGLLTGWNWYIIPMVVGYSILPLIIPRFKKSFRVLVGVLLMYEVVLSIFSVAERGISGIIPASLLSVPMILFSLRYRLPQFDFSVPEWLKRVLLVVCLLPTAVVVLYILFLSFAFDSSILPSLTLPTLSNYSRVLSDGLLSNILNTIGVSFWAFVMVLLAGIPFSYLLATKRTPFVNGIAAVILFGSLYTGMHTLLPMYFVFERLGITDSLFGVGMVVCIQSLPLTILLLGSFFSSIPKELREVSLIEGLSETGYFLRIVIPLSLPVIGGLLTYVLVSSFNSFSMPLILLNSQELMPFSLKIYGYVGEVRSFYTSWNLFGAASIIGILPLLLFFRSSLKLIYSSNLRDQGIEYD